A single genomic interval of Pyrus communis chromosome 7, drPyrComm1.1, whole genome shotgun sequence harbors:
- the LOC137740029 gene encoding uncharacterized protein isoform X2 has translation MADGEEKGSDFYAVLGLEKECTDSELRNAYKKLALRWHPDRCSASGNSKFVEEAKKKFQDIQEAYSVLSDANKRFLYDVGAYGSDDDENNGMGEFLDEMAVMMRQTKPNENGQETFEELQNLFDEMFEGDTGSYGSVSHPPSSCSTSSYVSYCERSSSSTKRNCSEMNYEKATLDDPSGFDTHFQSFCLGTGGKPSRHRGGDGSKRSVSRRSHR, from the exons ATGGCGGATGGGGAAGAGAAAGGCAGTGACTTCTATGCAGTTTTGGGGTTGGAAAAGGAATGCACAGACTCGGAGCTCAGAAATGCCTATAAGAAACTTGCACTG AGATGGCACCCGGATCGGTGTTCGGCCTCCGGAAATTCTAAGTTCGTGGAAGAAGCCAAGAAGAAATTCCAGGACATCCAAGAAGCCTATTCTG TTTTATCTGACGCGAATAAGAGGTTTCTGTACGATGTTGGGGCCTATGGCAGTGATGATGACGAAAAcaat GGGATGGGTGAGTTTTTGGACGAGATGGCAGTGATGATGCGCCAAACGAAGCCTAAT GAAAATGGGCAGGAGACCTTTGAAGAATTGCAAAATCTTTTTGATGAAATGTTTGAAGGGGATACTGGGAGTTATGGGTCAGTCTCTCACCCTCCTAGTTCCTGTTCTACGTCTTCGTATGTGTCCTATTGTGAAAGATCAAGTTCCAGTACTAAGCGGAATTGCTCCGAAATGAACTATGAGAAGGCGACCTTGGACGATCCTTCTGGCTTCGACACTCATTTTCAGAGCTTTTGTTTAGGG ACAGGTGGAAAGCCTTCAAGACATCGGGGAGGGGACGGCAGCAAGAGAAGTGTTTCGCGCAGAAGCCATCGGTAA
- the LOC137740029 gene encoding uncharacterized protein isoform X1 — MADGEEKGSDFYAVLGLEKECTDSELRNAYKKLALRWHPDRCSASGNSKFVEEAKKKFQDIQEAYSVLSDANKRFLYDVGAYGSDDDENNGMGEFLDEMAVMMRQTKPNENGQETFEELQNLFDEMFEGDTGSYGSVSHPPSSCSTSSYVSYCERSSSSTKRNCSEMNYEKATLDDPSGFDTHFQSFCLGVESLQDIGEGTAAREVFRAEAIGNRRQGRKQKVTSGNDVSSNDYSGISAR; from the exons ATGGCGGATGGGGAAGAGAAAGGCAGTGACTTCTATGCAGTTTTGGGGTTGGAAAAGGAATGCACAGACTCGGAGCTCAGAAATGCCTATAAGAAACTTGCACTG AGATGGCACCCGGATCGGTGTTCGGCCTCCGGAAATTCTAAGTTCGTGGAAGAAGCCAAGAAGAAATTCCAGGACATCCAAGAAGCCTATTCTG TTTTATCTGACGCGAATAAGAGGTTTCTGTACGATGTTGGGGCCTATGGCAGTGATGATGACGAAAAcaat GGGATGGGTGAGTTTTTGGACGAGATGGCAGTGATGATGCGCCAAACGAAGCCTAAT GAAAATGGGCAGGAGACCTTTGAAGAATTGCAAAATCTTTTTGATGAAATGTTTGAAGGGGATACTGGGAGTTATGGGTCAGTCTCTCACCCTCCTAGTTCCTGTTCTACGTCTTCGTATGTGTCCTATTGTGAAAGATCAAGTTCCAGTACTAAGCGGAATTGCTCCGAAATGAACTATGAGAAGGCGACCTTGGACGATCCTTCTGGCTTCGACACTCATTTTCAGAGCTTTTGTTTAGGG GTGGAAAGCCTTCAAGACATCGGGGAGGGGACGGCAGCAAGAGAAGTGTTTCGCGCAGAAGCCATCGGTAATCGAAGGCAGGGCAGGAAACAAAAGGTTACATCTGGTAATGATGTTTCTTCAAACGACTACTCTGGTATATCAGCTAGATGA
- the LOC137739092 gene encoding calcium-dependent protein kinase SK5-like — MSSKSSSAAKASSKATTWVLPYKTQNLTDLYSLGRVLGQGQFGTTYLCTEISSGHPYACKSIPKRKLLCREDYEDVWREIQIMHHLSEHPHVVRIRGTYEDAAAVHLVMELCRGGELFDRIVKKGQYSEREAAKLIKTIVGVVEACHSLGVMHRDLKPENFLFDSEEEDAALKATDFGLSVFYKPGETFCDVVGSPYYVAPEVLRKHYGPESDVWSAGVILYILLSGVPPFWAETEIGIFRQILQGKLDFESEPWPGISDSARDLLSKMLERNPRKRITAHDVLCHPWIVDDTIAPDKPLDSAVLSRLKKFSAMNKLKKMALRVIAERLSEEEIGGLRELFKMIDADGSGSITFDELKEGLRKVGSELMESEIKDLMEAADIDNSGTIDYGEFLAATVHLNKLEREENLLSAFSFFDKDGSGFITIDELSQACREFGLGELHLEDMIKEIDQDDDGQIDYGEFAAMMRKGNGGGIGRRTMTRTMNLGDALGLGDQLTD, encoded by the coding sequence ATGAGCAGCAAATCAAGCTCAGCTGCCAAAGCATCATCAAAGGCGACGACTTGGGTCCTACCCTACAAGACCCAGAACCTCACTGACCTCTACTCTTTGGGGAGGGTCCTTGGACAGGGCCAGTTCGGCACCACCTACCTCTGCACCGAAATCTCCTCCGGACACCCCTACGCCTGCAAGTCCATCCCCAAGCGCAAGCTCCTCTGCCGGGAGGACTACGAGGATGTCTGGCGAGAGATTCAGATCATGCACCACCTCTCCGAGCACCCCCACGTCGTCAGAATCCGCGGCACCTATGAGGACGCCGCCGCCGTTCATTTGGTCATGGAGCTCTGCCGCGGCGGCGAGCTTTTCGATAGGATAGTGAAGAAGGGGCAGTACAGCGAGCGGGAGGCGGCGAAGCTGATCAAGACCATTGTTGGGGTTGTGGAGGCTTGTCATTCGCTCGGGGTTATGCATCGGGATTTGAAGCCGGAGAACTTCTTGTTCGAcagcgaggaagaagacgcggcGCTGAAGGCGACGGACTTCGGTCTCTCTGTATTCTACAAGCCCGGCGAGACTTTTTGTGACGTTGTTGGAAGTCCGTATTACGTTGCCCCTGAGGTGCTGCGGAAGCACTACGGACCGGAATCGGATGTGTGGAGTGCAGGGGTGATTCTGTACATTTTGCTAAGTGGGGTTCCGCCGTTCTGGGCGGAGACGGAGATTGGGATCTTCCGGCAGATTTTGCAGGGGAAGTTGGATTTTGAGTCCGAGCCGTGGCCTGGGATTTCTGATAGTGCACGTGACCTACTCAGTAAAATGCTAGAGAGAAACCCAAGGAAAAGGATCACTGCCCATGATGTGCTTTGCCATCCTTGGATCGTAGATGACACGATTGCGCCCGATAAGCCGCTGGACTCGGCTGTTCTGTCGAGGTTGAAGAAGTTCTCCGCCATGAACAAGCTCAAGAAAATGGCACTGAGAGTGATCGCGGAGCGGCTGTCGGAGGAGGAGATTGGCGGGCTGAGGGAGCTTTTTAAGATGATTGATGCAGATGGGAGCGGAAGCATCACGTTCGATGAGCTGAAAGAGGGGCTGAGGAAAGTGGGGTCTGAGCTAATGGAGTCAGAGATCAAGGATCTCATGGAGGCGGCTGACATTGACAACAGCGGAACGATTGACTACGGCGAGTTTCTGGCGGCGACGGTGCACTTAAACAAGCTGGAGAGGGAGGAGAATCTGCTGTCGGCGTTTTCGTTTTTCGACAAGGACGGAAGCGGGTTCATCACCATTGATGAGCTGAGTCAAGCCTGCAGGGAGTTTGGATTGGGGGAGCTGCATCTGGAAGACATGATCAAGGAGATTGATCAGGATGATGATGGGCAGATAGATTATGGGGAGTTTGCTGCAATGATGAGGAAGGGGAATGGGGGAGGGATTGGGAGGAGAACAATGACAAGGACAATGAATTTGGGGGATGCTTTGGGGCTTGGAGACCAACTAACTGATTAG